One segment of Macaca fascicularis isolate 582-1 chromosome 4, T2T-MFA8v1.1 DNA contains the following:
- the AKAP12 gene encoding A-kinase anchor protein 12 isoform X2: protein MLGTITITVGQRDSEDVSERDSDKEMAAKSAVVQDVTEDGQEETPEIIEQIPSSESNLDELTQPTESQANDIGFKKVFKFVGFKFTVKKDKTEKPDTVQLLTVKKDEGEGAAGAGDHQDPNLGAGEAASKESELKQSTEKPEETLKREQSHAEISPPAESSQAMVEECKEEGEEKQEKEPSKSAESPTSPVTSDTGSTFKKFFTQGWAGWRKKTSFRKPKEDEVEASEKKKEQEPEKVDTEENGKAEADSEKLTASEQAHPQEPAESAHEPRLSAEYEKVELPSEEQVSGSQGPSEEKPAPLATEVFDEKIEVHQEEVVAEVHVSTVEERTEQKMEVEETAGSVPAEELVEMNAEPQEAEPAKELVKLKETCVSGEDPTQGADLSPDEKVLSKPAEGVVSEVEMLSSQERTKVQGSPLKKLFTSTGLKKLSGKKQKGKRGGGDEESGEHTQVPADSPDSHEEQKGESSASSPEEPEEITCLEKGLAEVQQDGEAEEGATSDGEKKREGVTPWASFKKMVTPKKRVRRPSESDKEDELDKVKSATLSSTESAASEMQEEMKGSVEEPKPEEPKRKVDTSVSWEALICVGSSKKRARKGSSSDEEGGPKTMGGDNQKADEAGKDKETGTDGILAGSQEHDPGQGSSSPEQAGSPTEGEGVSTWESFKRLVTPRKKSKSKLEEKSEDSIAGSGVEHSTPDAEPGKEESWVSIKKFIPGRRKKRPDGKQEQAPVEDAGPAGANEDDSDVPAVVPLSEYDAVEREKMEAQQAQKSAEQPEQKAAAEVSKELSESQGHTMAAAVVDGIRAATIIEERSPSWISASVTEPLEQGEAEATPLTGEVLEREVIAEEETPMVSEPLPENRATRGDSVVSEAELTPEAVTAAETAGPLGAEEGTEASAAEETTEMVSAVSQLTDSPDTTEEATPVQEVEGGVPDIEEQERRTQEVLLAVAEKVKEESLLPGTSGPEDALQPVQRAEAERPEEDAEAPGPKKETDVVLKVDAQEAKTEPFTQGKVMGQTTPESFEKAPQVTESMESSELVTTCQAETLAGVKSQEMVMEQAIPPDSAETPTDSETDGSTPVADFDTPGTTQKDKTVEIHEENEVASGTQSGGTEAEAVPAQKERPPAPSSFVFQEETKEQSKMEDTLEHTDKGVSVETVPILSKTEETQEAGQFADEKTEDVPFVEGLEGSVDTAITVSQEKVTEVALKDEGTEEAECKKDDALELQSHAQSTPSPVEREMVIQVEREKMEAESTHVNEEKLEHETAVTVSEEVSKQLLQTVNVPIIDGAKEVSSLEGSPPPCRGQEEAACTKIQVQSSEASFTLTAAAEEEKVLGETVNILETGETLAPTGAHLVLEEKCSEKNEDFAAHPGEDAVPAGPECRAKSTPVIVSATTEKGLSSDLEGEKTTSLEWKSDEVSEQVACQEVKVSVAIEEDLEPENGILELETKSSKLVQNIIQTAVDQFVRTEETATEMLTSELQTQAHMIKADNQDAGQETEKEGEEPQASAQDETQIASAKEESESTAVGQAHSDISKDMSEASEKTMTVEIEGSTVNDQQLEEVVLPSEEEGDGAGTKSVPEDDGHALLVERIEKSLVEPKEDEKGGDVDDPENQNSALVDTDASGGLTKESPDTNGPKQKEKEDAQEAEFQEGKVHSESDKAITTQAQEEVQKQERESAKSELTES from the exons ATGCTGGGGACCATCACCATCACAG TTGGACAGAGAGACTCTGAAGATGTGAGCGAAAGAGACTCCGATAAGGAGATGGCTGCTAAGTCAGCGGTTGTTCAAGACGTCACAGAAGATGGGCAGGAGGAGACACCTGAAATAATCGAACAGATTCCTTCTTCAGAAAGCAATTTAGACGAGCTAACACAACCCACTGAGTCCCAGGCTAATGATATTGGATTTAAGAAGGTGTTTAAGTTTGTTGGCTTTAAATTCACTGTGAAAAAGGATAAAACAGAGAAGCCTGACACTGTCCAGCTACTCACTGTGAAAAAAGATGAAGGGGAAGGAGCAGCAGGGGCTGGCGACCACCAGGACCCCAACCTTGGGGCTGGAGAAGCAGCATCCAAAGAAAGCGAACTCAAACAATCTACAGAGAAACCCGAAGAGACCCTGAAGCGCGAGCAAAGCCACGCGGAAATTTCTCCTCCAGCCGAATCTAGCCAAGCAATGGTGGAGGAAtgcaaagaggaaggagaagagaaacaagaaaaagaaccCAGCAAGTCTGCAGAATCTCCAACGAGTCCCGTGACCAGTGACACGGGATCGACCTTCAAAAAATTCTTCACTCAAGGTTGGGCTGGCTGGCGAAAAAAGACCAGTTTCAGGAAGCCAAAGGAGGATGAAGTGGAAgcttcagagaagaaaaaggaacaagagCCAGAAAAAGTTGACACAGAAGAAAACGGAAAGGCAGAGGCCGACTCCGAGAAACTGACCGCCTCCGAGCAAGCCCACCCACAGGAGCCGGCGGAAAGTGCCCACGAGCCCCGGTTATCAGCTGAGTATGAGAAAGTCGAGCTGCCCTCGGAGGAGCAAGTCAGTGGCTCGCAGGGTCCTTCTGAAGAGAAACCCGCTCCATTGGCGACAGAAGTGTTTGATGAGAAAATCGAAGTCCACCAAGAAGAGGTTGTAGCCGAAGTCCACGTCAGCACCGTGGAGGAGAGAACTGAGCAGAAAATGGAGGTGGAAGAAACAGCAGGGTCTGTGCCAGCTGAAGAATTGGTTGAAATGAATGCAGAACCTCAGGAAGCCGAACCTGCCAAGGAGCTGGTGAAGCTCAAAGAAACGTGTGTTTCCGGAGAGGACCCTACACAGGGAGCTGACCTCAGTCCTGATGAGAAGGTGCTGTCAAAACCCGCCGAAGGCGTTGTGAGTGAGGTGGAAATGCTGTCATCACAGGAGAGAACGAAGGTGCAGGGAAGTCCACTAAAGAAGCTTTTTACCAGCACTGGCTTAAAAAAGCTttctggaaagaaacagaaagggaaaagaggaggaggagatgaggaATCAGGGGAGCACACTCAGGTTCCAGCCGATTCTCCGGACAGCCACGAGGAGCAAAAAGGCGagagctctgcctcctcccctgAGGAGCCCGAGGAGATCACGTGTCTGGAGAAGGGCTTAGCCGAGGTGCAGCAGGATGGGGAAGCTGAAGAAGGAGCTACTTCcgatggagagaaaaaaagagaaggtgtCACTCCCTGGGCGTCGTTCAAAAAGATGGTGACGCCCAAGAAGCGTGTTAGACGGCCTTCGGAAAGTGATAAAGAAGATGAGCTGGACAAGGTCAAGAGCGCTACCTTGTCTTCCACCGAGAGCGCAGCCTCTGAAatgcaagaagaaatgaaagggaGCGTGGAAGAGCCAAAGCCAGAAGAACCGAAGCGCAAGGTGGATACCTCAGTATCTTGGGAAGCTTTAATTTGTGTGGGATCATCCAAGAAAAGAGCAAGGAAAGGGTCCTCTTCTGATGAGGAAGGGGGACCAAAAACAATGGGAGGAGACAACCAGAAAGCCGATGAGGCCGGAAAAGACAAAGAGACGGGAACAGACGGAATCCTTGCTGGTTCCCAAGAACATGATCCAGGGCAGGGAAGTTCCTCCCCTGAGCAAGCTGGAAGCCCTACCGAAGGGGAAGGCGTTTCCACCTGGGAGTCATTTAAAAGGTTAGTCacaccaagaaaaaaatcaaagtccaAGCTGGAAGAGAAGAGCGAAGACTCCATAGCTGGGTCTGGTGTAGAACATTCCACTCCAGATGCTGAACCCGGGAAAGAAGAATCTTGGGTCTCAATCAAGAAGTTTATTCCTGGACGAAGGAAGAAAAGGCCAGATGGGAAACAAGAACAAGCCCCTGTTGAAGACGCAGGGCCAGCAGGGGCCAACGAAGATGACTCTGATGTCCCGGCTGTGGTCCCTCTTTCTGAGTATGATGCtgtagaaagggagaaaatggagGCACAGCAAGCCCAAAAGAGCGCAGAGCAGCCCGAGCAGAAGGCAGCCGCTGAGGTGTCCAAGGAGCTCAGCGAGAGTCAGGGTCATACAATGGCGGCGGCTGTCGTTGACGGGATCAGGGCAGCTACCATTATTGAAGAAAGGTCTCCTTCTTGGATATCTGCTTCAGTGACGGAACCTCTTGAACAAGGAGAAGCTGAAGCCACACCGTTAACTGGGGAGGTATTGGAAAGAGAAGTAATTGCAGAAGAAGAAACCCCCATGGTTAGCGAACCTCTGCCAGAGAACAGAGCGACCCGGGGCGACTCGGTCGTTAGCGAGGCGGAATTGACCCCCGAAGCCGTGACAGCTGCAGAAACCGCAGGGCCATTGGGTGCCGAAGAAGGAACCGAAGCATCTGCTGCTGAAGAGACCACAGAAATGGTGTCAGCAGTCTCCCAGTTAACCGACTCCCCAGACACCACGGAGGAGGCCACTCCAGTGCAGGAGGTGGAAGGTGGCGTACCTGACATAGAAGAGCAAGAGAGGAGGACTCAAGAGGTCCTCCTGGCAGTGGCAGAAAAAGTGAAAGAGGAATCCCTGCTGCCTGGCACCAGTGGGCCAGAAGACGCACTTCAGCCTGTGCAGAGAGCAGAGGCAGAAAGACCAGAAGAGGATGCTGAAGCACCGGGTCCGAAGAAAGAGACGGATGTAGTGTTGAAAGTAGATGCTCAGGAGGCAAAAACTGAGCCTTTTACACAAGGGAAGGTGATGGGGCAGACCACCCCAGAAAGCTTTGAAAAAGCTCCTCAAGTCACAGAGAGCATGGAGTCCAGTGAGCTTGTCACCACTTGTCAAGCTGAAACCTTAGCTGGGGTAAAATCACAGGAGATGGTGATGGAACAGGCTATTCCCCCTGACTCGGCGGAAACCCCTACAGACAGTGAGACCGATGGAAGCACCCCCGTAGCAGACTTTGACACGCCAGGCACAACCCAGAAAGACAAGACTGTGGAGATCCATGAGGAGAATGAGGTCGCATCTGGTACCCAGTCAGGGGGCACAGAAGCAGAGGCAGTTCCTGCACAGAAAGAGAGGCCTCCAGCACCTTCCAGTTTTGTGTTCCAGGAAGAAACTAAAGAACAATCAAAGATGGAAGACACTCTAGAGCATACAGATAAAGGGGTGTCGGTGGAAACTGTACCCATTCTGTCGAAAACTGAGGAGACTCAAGAGGCTGGCCAGTTTGCTGATGAGAAAACCGAAGACGTACCATTTGTCGAAGGACTTGAGGGGTCTGTAGACACAGCCATAACAGTCAGTCAGGAAAAGGTCACTGAAGTTGCCCTTAAAGATGAAGGGACAGAAGAAGCTGAATGTAAAAAGGATGATGCCCTTGAACTGCAGAGTCACGCTCAGTCCACTCCATCCCCCGTGGAGAGAGAGATGGTAATTCAAGTcgaaagggagaaaatggaagcAGAGTCAACCCACGTGAATGAAGAGAAACTTGAGCACGAAACAGCTGTTACCGTATCTGAAGAGGTCAGTAAGCAACTCCTCCAGACAGTGAATGTGCCCATCATAGACGGGGCAAAGGAagtcagcagtttggaaggaAGCCCTCCTCCCTGCCGAGGTCAAGAGGAGGCAGCATGCACCAAAATTCAAGTTCAGAGCTCTGAGGCATCATTCACTCTAACAGCTGCTGCAGAGGAGGAAAAGGTCTTAGGAGAAACTGTCAACATTTTAGAAACAGGTGAAACGTTGGCGCCTACAGGTGCACATTTAGTTCTGGAAGAGAAATGctctgaaaaaaatgaagactttgCCGCTCATCCAGGGGAAGATGCTGTGCCCGCAGGGCCTGAGTGTCGGGCAAAATCAACACCAGTGATAGTATCTGCCACTACCGAAAAAGGCTTAAGTTCCGACCTGGAAGGAGAGAAAACCACATCACTGGAGTGGAAGTCAGATGAAGTCAGTGAGCAGGTTGCTTGCCAGGAGGTCAAAGTGAGTGTAGCAATTGAGGAGGATTTAGAGCCTGAAAATGGGATTTTGGAGCTTGAGACCAAAAGCAGTAAACTTGTCCAAAACATCATTCAGACAGCCGTTGACCAGTTTGTACGTACAGAAGAAACAGCCACCGAAATGTTGACGTCTGAGTTACAGACACAAGCTCACATGATAAAAGCTGACAACCAGGATGCTGggcaggaaacagagaaagaaggagaggaacCTCAGGCCTCTGCACAGGATGAAACACAAATTGCTTCAGCCAAAGAGGAGTCAGAGTCAACCGCAGTGGGACAAGCACATTCTGATATTTCCAAAGACATGAGTGAAGCCTCAGAGAAGACCATGACTGTTGAGATAGAAGGTTCCACTGTAAATGATCAGCAGCTGGAAGAGGTCGTCCTCCCATCTgaggaagagggagatggagCTGGAACAAAGTCTGTGCCAGAAGATGATGGTCATGCCTTGTTAGTGGAAAGAATAGAGAAGTCACTAGTTGAAccaaaagaagatgaaaaaggtGGTGATGTCGATGACCCTGAAAACCAGAACTCAGCCCTGGTTGATACTGATGCCTCAGGAGGCTTAACCAAAGAGTCCCCAGATACAAATGgaccaaaacaaaaagagaaggaagatgccCAGGAAGCAGAATTTCAGGAAGGAAAAGTGCACAGTGAATCAGATAAAGCTATCACAACCCAAGCACAGGAGGAGGTACAGAAACAAGAGAGAGAATCTGCAAAGTCCGAACTTACAGAATCTTAA
- the AKAP12 gene encoding A-kinase anchor protein 12 isoform X1, with amino-acid sequence MGAGSSTEQRSPEQPPEGSSTPAEPEPSSGGPSAEAAPDTTGDPAIAAADPATKLLQKNGQLSTINGVAEQDELSLQEGDLNGQEGALNGQEEEEVIVTDVGQRDSEDVSERDSDKEMAAKSAVVQDVTEDGQEETPEIIEQIPSSESNLDELTQPTESQANDIGFKKVFKFVGFKFTVKKDKTEKPDTVQLLTVKKDEGEGAAGAGDHQDPNLGAGEAASKESELKQSTEKPEETLKREQSHAEISPPAESSQAMVEECKEEGEEKQEKEPSKSAESPTSPVTSDTGSTFKKFFTQGWAGWRKKTSFRKPKEDEVEASEKKKEQEPEKVDTEENGKAEADSEKLTASEQAHPQEPAESAHEPRLSAEYEKVELPSEEQVSGSQGPSEEKPAPLATEVFDEKIEVHQEEVVAEVHVSTVEERTEQKMEVEETAGSVPAEELVEMNAEPQEAEPAKELVKLKETCVSGEDPTQGADLSPDEKVLSKPAEGVVSEVEMLSSQERTKVQGSPLKKLFTSTGLKKLSGKKQKGKRGGGDEESGEHTQVPADSPDSHEEQKGESSASSPEEPEEITCLEKGLAEVQQDGEAEEGATSDGEKKREGVTPWASFKKMVTPKKRVRRPSESDKEDELDKVKSATLSSTESAASEMQEEMKGSVEEPKPEEPKRKVDTSVSWEALICVGSSKKRARKGSSSDEEGGPKTMGGDNQKADEAGKDKETGTDGILAGSQEHDPGQGSSSPEQAGSPTEGEGVSTWESFKRLVTPRKKSKSKLEEKSEDSIAGSGVEHSTPDAEPGKEESWVSIKKFIPGRRKKRPDGKQEQAPVEDAGPAGANEDDSDVPAVVPLSEYDAVEREKMEAQQAQKSAEQPEQKAAAEVSKELSESQGHTMAAAVVDGIRAATIIEERSPSWISASVTEPLEQGEAEATPLTGEVLEREVIAEEETPMVSEPLPENRATRGDSVVSEAELTPEAVTAAETAGPLGAEEGTEASAAEETTEMVSAVSQLTDSPDTTEEATPVQEVEGGVPDIEEQERRTQEVLLAVAEKVKEESLLPGTSGPEDALQPVQRAEAERPEEDAEAPGPKKETDVVLKVDAQEAKTEPFTQGKVMGQTTPESFEKAPQVTESMESSELVTTCQAETLAGVKSQEMVMEQAIPPDSAETPTDSETDGSTPVADFDTPGTTQKDKTVEIHEENEVASGTQSGGTEAEAVPAQKERPPAPSSFVFQEETKEQSKMEDTLEHTDKGVSVETVPILSKTEETQEAGQFADEKTEDVPFVEGLEGSVDTAITVSQEKVTEVALKDEGTEEAECKKDDALELQSHAQSTPSPVEREMVIQVEREKMEAESTHVNEEKLEHETAVTVSEEVSKQLLQTVNVPIIDGAKEVSSLEGSPPPCRGQEEAACTKIQVQSSEASFTLTAAAEEEKVLGETVNILETGETLAPTGAHLVLEEKCSEKNEDFAAHPGEDAVPAGPECRAKSTPVIVSATTEKGLSSDLEGEKTTSLEWKSDEVSEQVACQEVKVSVAIEEDLEPENGILELETKSSKLVQNIIQTAVDQFVRTEETATEMLTSELQTQAHMIKADNQDAGQETEKEGEEPQASAQDETQIASAKEESESTAVGQAHSDISKDMSEASEKTMTVEIEGSTVNDQQLEEVVLPSEEEGDGAGTKSVPEDDGHALLVERIEKSLVEPKEDEKGGDVDDPENQNSALVDTDASGGLTKESPDTNGPKQKEKEDAQEAEFQEGKVHSESDKAITTQAQEEVQKQERESAKSELTES; translated from the coding sequence TTGGACAGAGAGACTCTGAAGATGTGAGCGAAAGAGACTCCGATAAGGAGATGGCTGCTAAGTCAGCGGTTGTTCAAGACGTCACAGAAGATGGGCAGGAGGAGACACCTGAAATAATCGAACAGATTCCTTCTTCAGAAAGCAATTTAGACGAGCTAACACAACCCACTGAGTCCCAGGCTAATGATATTGGATTTAAGAAGGTGTTTAAGTTTGTTGGCTTTAAATTCACTGTGAAAAAGGATAAAACAGAGAAGCCTGACACTGTCCAGCTACTCACTGTGAAAAAAGATGAAGGGGAAGGAGCAGCAGGGGCTGGCGACCACCAGGACCCCAACCTTGGGGCTGGAGAAGCAGCATCCAAAGAAAGCGAACTCAAACAATCTACAGAGAAACCCGAAGAGACCCTGAAGCGCGAGCAAAGCCACGCGGAAATTTCTCCTCCAGCCGAATCTAGCCAAGCAATGGTGGAGGAAtgcaaagaggaaggagaagagaaacaagaaaaagaaccCAGCAAGTCTGCAGAATCTCCAACGAGTCCCGTGACCAGTGACACGGGATCGACCTTCAAAAAATTCTTCACTCAAGGTTGGGCTGGCTGGCGAAAAAAGACCAGTTTCAGGAAGCCAAAGGAGGATGAAGTGGAAgcttcagagaagaaaaaggaacaagagCCAGAAAAAGTTGACACAGAAGAAAACGGAAAGGCAGAGGCCGACTCCGAGAAACTGACCGCCTCCGAGCAAGCCCACCCACAGGAGCCGGCGGAAAGTGCCCACGAGCCCCGGTTATCAGCTGAGTATGAGAAAGTCGAGCTGCCCTCGGAGGAGCAAGTCAGTGGCTCGCAGGGTCCTTCTGAAGAGAAACCCGCTCCATTGGCGACAGAAGTGTTTGATGAGAAAATCGAAGTCCACCAAGAAGAGGTTGTAGCCGAAGTCCACGTCAGCACCGTGGAGGAGAGAACTGAGCAGAAAATGGAGGTGGAAGAAACAGCAGGGTCTGTGCCAGCTGAAGAATTGGTTGAAATGAATGCAGAACCTCAGGAAGCCGAACCTGCCAAGGAGCTGGTGAAGCTCAAAGAAACGTGTGTTTCCGGAGAGGACCCTACACAGGGAGCTGACCTCAGTCCTGATGAGAAGGTGCTGTCAAAACCCGCCGAAGGCGTTGTGAGTGAGGTGGAAATGCTGTCATCACAGGAGAGAACGAAGGTGCAGGGAAGTCCACTAAAGAAGCTTTTTACCAGCACTGGCTTAAAAAAGCTttctggaaagaaacagaaagggaaaagaggaggaggagatgaggaATCAGGGGAGCACACTCAGGTTCCAGCCGATTCTCCGGACAGCCACGAGGAGCAAAAAGGCGagagctctgcctcctcccctgAGGAGCCCGAGGAGATCACGTGTCTGGAGAAGGGCTTAGCCGAGGTGCAGCAGGATGGGGAAGCTGAAGAAGGAGCTACTTCcgatggagagaaaaaaagagaaggtgtCACTCCCTGGGCGTCGTTCAAAAAGATGGTGACGCCCAAGAAGCGTGTTAGACGGCCTTCGGAAAGTGATAAAGAAGATGAGCTGGACAAGGTCAAGAGCGCTACCTTGTCTTCCACCGAGAGCGCAGCCTCTGAAatgcaagaagaaatgaaagggaGCGTGGAAGAGCCAAAGCCAGAAGAACCGAAGCGCAAGGTGGATACCTCAGTATCTTGGGAAGCTTTAATTTGTGTGGGATCATCCAAGAAAAGAGCAAGGAAAGGGTCCTCTTCTGATGAGGAAGGGGGACCAAAAACAATGGGAGGAGACAACCAGAAAGCCGATGAGGCCGGAAAAGACAAAGAGACGGGAACAGACGGAATCCTTGCTGGTTCCCAAGAACATGATCCAGGGCAGGGAAGTTCCTCCCCTGAGCAAGCTGGAAGCCCTACCGAAGGGGAAGGCGTTTCCACCTGGGAGTCATTTAAAAGGTTAGTCacaccaagaaaaaaatcaaagtccaAGCTGGAAGAGAAGAGCGAAGACTCCATAGCTGGGTCTGGTGTAGAACATTCCACTCCAGATGCTGAACCCGGGAAAGAAGAATCTTGGGTCTCAATCAAGAAGTTTATTCCTGGACGAAGGAAGAAAAGGCCAGATGGGAAACAAGAACAAGCCCCTGTTGAAGACGCAGGGCCAGCAGGGGCCAACGAAGATGACTCTGATGTCCCGGCTGTGGTCCCTCTTTCTGAGTATGATGCtgtagaaagggagaaaatggagGCACAGCAAGCCCAAAAGAGCGCAGAGCAGCCCGAGCAGAAGGCAGCCGCTGAGGTGTCCAAGGAGCTCAGCGAGAGTCAGGGTCATACAATGGCGGCGGCTGTCGTTGACGGGATCAGGGCAGCTACCATTATTGAAGAAAGGTCTCCTTCTTGGATATCTGCTTCAGTGACGGAACCTCTTGAACAAGGAGAAGCTGAAGCCACACCGTTAACTGGGGAGGTATTGGAAAGAGAAGTAATTGCAGAAGAAGAAACCCCCATGGTTAGCGAACCTCTGCCAGAGAACAGAGCGACCCGGGGCGACTCGGTCGTTAGCGAGGCGGAATTGACCCCCGAAGCCGTGACAGCTGCAGAAACCGCAGGGCCATTGGGTGCCGAAGAAGGAACCGAAGCATCTGCTGCTGAAGAGACCACAGAAATGGTGTCAGCAGTCTCCCAGTTAACCGACTCCCCAGACACCACGGAGGAGGCCACTCCAGTGCAGGAGGTGGAAGGTGGCGTACCTGACATAGAAGAGCAAGAGAGGAGGACTCAAGAGGTCCTCCTGGCAGTGGCAGAAAAAGTGAAAGAGGAATCCCTGCTGCCTGGCACCAGTGGGCCAGAAGACGCACTTCAGCCTGTGCAGAGAGCAGAGGCAGAAAGACCAGAAGAGGATGCTGAAGCACCGGGTCCGAAGAAAGAGACGGATGTAGTGTTGAAAGTAGATGCTCAGGAGGCAAAAACTGAGCCTTTTACACAAGGGAAGGTGATGGGGCAGACCACCCCAGAAAGCTTTGAAAAAGCTCCTCAAGTCACAGAGAGCATGGAGTCCAGTGAGCTTGTCACCACTTGTCAAGCTGAAACCTTAGCTGGGGTAAAATCACAGGAGATGGTGATGGAACAGGCTATTCCCCCTGACTCGGCGGAAACCCCTACAGACAGTGAGACCGATGGAAGCACCCCCGTAGCAGACTTTGACACGCCAGGCACAACCCAGAAAGACAAGACTGTGGAGATCCATGAGGAGAATGAGGTCGCATCTGGTACCCAGTCAGGGGGCACAGAAGCAGAGGCAGTTCCTGCACAGAAAGAGAGGCCTCCAGCACCTTCCAGTTTTGTGTTCCAGGAAGAAACTAAAGAACAATCAAAGATGGAAGACACTCTAGAGCATACAGATAAAGGGGTGTCGGTGGAAACTGTACCCATTCTGTCGAAAACTGAGGAGACTCAAGAGGCTGGCCAGTTTGCTGATGAGAAAACCGAAGACGTACCATTTGTCGAAGGACTTGAGGGGTCTGTAGACACAGCCATAACAGTCAGTCAGGAAAAGGTCACTGAAGTTGCCCTTAAAGATGAAGGGACAGAAGAAGCTGAATGTAAAAAGGATGATGCCCTTGAACTGCAGAGTCACGCTCAGTCCACTCCATCCCCCGTGGAGAGAGAGATGGTAATTCAAGTcgaaagggagaaaatggaagcAGAGTCAACCCACGTGAATGAAGAGAAACTTGAGCACGAAACAGCTGTTACCGTATCTGAAGAGGTCAGTAAGCAACTCCTCCAGACAGTGAATGTGCCCATCATAGACGGGGCAAAGGAagtcagcagtttggaaggaAGCCCTCCTCCCTGCCGAGGTCAAGAGGAGGCAGCATGCACCAAAATTCAAGTTCAGAGCTCTGAGGCATCATTCACTCTAACAGCTGCTGCAGAGGAGGAAAAGGTCTTAGGAGAAACTGTCAACATTTTAGAAACAGGTGAAACGTTGGCGCCTACAGGTGCACATTTAGTTCTGGAAGAGAAATGctctgaaaaaaatgaagactttgCCGCTCATCCAGGGGAAGATGCTGTGCCCGCAGGGCCTGAGTGTCGGGCAAAATCAACACCAGTGATAGTATCTGCCACTACCGAAAAAGGCTTAAGTTCCGACCTGGAAGGAGAGAAAACCACATCACTGGAGTGGAAGTCAGATGAAGTCAGTGAGCAGGTTGCTTGCCAGGAGGTCAAAGTGAGTGTAGCAATTGAGGAGGATTTAGAGCCTGAAAATGGGATTTTGGAGCTTGAGACCAAAAGCAGTAAACTTGTCCAAAACATCATTCAGACAGCCGTTGACCAGTTTGTACGTACAGAAGAAACAGCCACCGAAATGTTGACGTCTGAGTTACAGACACAAGCTCACATGATAAAAGCTGACAACCAGGATGCTGggcaggaaacagagaaagaaggagaggaacCTCAGGCCTCTGCACAGGATGAAACACAAATTGCTTCAGCCAAAGAGGAGTCAGAGTCAACCGCAGTGGGACAAGCACATTCTGATATTTCCAAAGACATGAGTGAAGCCTCAGAGAAGACCATGACTGTTGAGATAGAAGGTTCCACTGTAAATGATCAGCAGCTGGAAGAGGTCGTCCTCCCATCTgaggaagagggagatggagCTGGAACAAAGTCTGTGCCAGAAGATGATGGTCATGCCTTGTTAGTGGAAAGAATAGAGAAGTCACTAGTTGAAccaaaagaagatgaaaaaggtGGTGATGTCGATGACCCTGAAAACCAGAACTCAGCCCTGGTTGATACTGATGCCTCAGGAGGCTTAACCAAAGAGTCCCCAGATACAAATGgaccaaaacaaaaagagaaggaagatgccCAGGAAGCAGAATTTCAGGAAGGAAAAGTGCACAGTGAATCAGATAAAGCTATCACAACCCAAGCACAGGAGGAGGTACAGAAACAAGAGAGAGAATCTGCAAAGTCCGAACTTACAGAATCTTAA